The Desulfurellaceae bacterium nucleotide sequence ACAGAAAGACCTCACCCCGCAGCTCCAGGTGGCTCGGAATGGGCACGCCCTGGTCCAGCAGGCGTAGCGGCACGGACCGGATGGTCTTGATATTGTGGCTGATGTCTTCACCGGTTGTGCCGTCGCCCCGGGTTGAGCCGGTGACGAAGCGGCCGTTTTCGTACACCAGCTCGACCGCTACGCCGTCAATCTTGGGCTCGGCCACATACACGATTGGCTCGTCGGTGTCGAGAAAACGCTGCAAACGATCCTGAAACTCCTGCATCTCCTCGCGGTTGACGGCATTGGACAGGGACAGCATGGGCACCCGGTGCCGGACCGGAGCAAACTCACTGAGAGGTGGTGCACCGACCTTCTGGGTCGGCGACAGCGGGTCTTGGAGCTGAGGATATTCGGCTTCCAGCTGGCTCAGACGCCGAAACAGCCGGTCGTAGTCCGCGTCGCTCACCTCCGGGTCGTCAAGCACGTAGTAGCGATGGTTATAGTGGCGCAGCTCGGAGCGCAGACGCTCGACTTCTGCCCGGATTTCCTGGGGGACCGACATGGCTGTTATTCAACTCCATTCCCCGGCAGCGCGCCGTCGGCCGCCGGCTGTTGCATGGTCACACAGTGAATCGCGCCCAGGCCCAGGACCAGGTCGGTACACGTCGGGAAACACGCCCCGGAGAATATCCAGAGCGCGCCGGTCCTTCGGCTGGTCATAGGTCGGGACCAGGACCAGTCCGTTGGCAATATAGAAGTTGGCGTAGCTGGCCGGCAGCCTGGGGGTGTCCGCGTCTGGGGACAGGACCGGTTCCGGCATCGGCAGGGGGATGATCGTCAGCCGGCGTCCGTCCTGGTCAGTCGCGGCCCGCAGCCGGGCCAGGTTGTCTTGCAGGGGCTGGTAGTTGGGGTCGAGCGGGTCGTCCTCGATTGCACACACCACGGTGGTCGGGTTCACAAAGCGGGCGATGTCATCCACATGCCCGTCGGTGTCATCGCCAACAATGCCCTCGCCTAGCCAGACGATGGTGTCCAGCCCGAGAAAGGCGCGTAGGGCGGCCTCAATATCCTGGCGGCTGAGAGCCGGGTTACGATTCGGATTCAGCAGACACGCCTCGGTGGTCAGCAGCGTGCCACAGCCGTTGACATCGATAGACCCGCCCTCCAGCACCAGCCCGGGGACAAAGCGAGGAATGGCCAGCCGGCTCGCAATGTGGCCCGCGACCGCGTCGTCCAGATCCCAGGGCGGATATTTGCCGCCCCAACTGTTAAAACGCCAGTCTATCAGGGCCAGTTCAGTGCGGTCCCGGCTCCGCCGCGTCACAAAAATGGGGCCATGGTCCCGCGCCCAGGCGTCGTTGGTCGGCACTGCATACACGCCCAGCCGGTCTATATCCACCCCAGACCGTGCCAGCCGGGAGACGACCGCCCGGCCGGCCGCAGCGTCGTTGACGCAGATATGCACCCGCTCGCGGAGGTGGAGGGCGCTGACCATGGCACAGAACAGCGGCGGGATGGCGGCAAAGCGGCCCGGCCACGTCTCGACATTATGCGGCCAGGAGAGCCAGGTAGCCGCGTGCGGCTCCCACTCGGCGGGCAGCCGCAGGCCGAGACTGGCCGGCGTCCGGGCCGGTCCGAGCGGCTTTTGTCCGGCGACGATCTCAGTCGAGATAGCGCTTGGTGAGATTGGCGTAGGCATCGATCCGTCGGTCGCGCAGGAACGGCCACTCCTGACGGACCGTCTCAATGCGACCCAGGTCACACGAGACCACCAGGGTCTCTTCGTCCTCGGTTCCGGCGCTGGCCAGCACGCGGCCAAACGGGTCGCTGACAAACGAGGAGCCCCAGAACTGCAAGCCGTCCTCCGTGCCAGCCCGGTTCACCGCCGCCACAAACACCCCGTTGGCAACCGCATGGCCGCACTGGATTGTCTGCCAGGCGTGACGCTGTACCTGACGCTCCTCGGCGCATTCGGCGTGGTACCAGCCGATCGCCGTCGGGTAGAACAGCAGCTGGGCTCCGCCCAGCGCGGTCAGGCGGGCGGCCTCGGGAAACCACTGATCCCAGCAGATCAGGACGCCGAGCCGGGCGTAGCGGGTCGCAAACGTCCGAAAACCCAGATCGCCCGGGGTGAAATAGAACTTTTCATAGTACAGCGGGTCGTCCGGAATATGCATCTTGCGATAGGTGCCGAGCAGCGTCCCGTCGGCGTCGATGACCGCCGCCGAGTTATGGAATAAACCCGCCGCCCGCTTCTCAAAAATCGGCGCGATCAACACCACCTGACGGTCCCGCGCCACGCGGCTGAGGGTCTCGGTTGTCGGCCCGGGAATCGGCTCGGCCAGCCGAAAACAGCTGGTATCCTCCCGCTGACAAAAGTAGACCGAGCAGAAGAGTTCTTGCAGACACACAATCTGGGCGCCGCGCCCGGCGGCCATTTCGATGCGGCGCACCGCTTTGTCGAGGTTGGCGCCGGGTTCGTCTCCACACG carries:
- a CDS encoding agmatine deiminase family protein produces the protein MPTPISPSAISTEIVAGQKPLGPARTPASLGLRLPAEWEPHAATWLSWPHNVETWPGRFAAIPPLFCAMVSALHLRERVHICVNDAAAGRAVVSRLARSGVDIDRLGVYAVPTNDAWARDHGPIFVTRRSRDRTELALIDWRFNSWGGKYPPWDLDDAVAGHIASRLAIPRFVPGLVLEGGSIDVNGCGTLLTTEACLLNPNRNPALSRQDIEAALRAFLGLDTIVWLGEGIVGDDTDGHVDDIARFVNPTTVVCAIEDDPLDPNYQPLQDNLARLRAATDQDGRRLTIIPLPMPEPVLSPDADTPRLPASYANFYIANGLVLVPTYDQPKDRRALDILRGVFPDVYRPGPGPGRDSLCDHATAGGRRRAAGEWS
- a CDS encoding NAD-dependent DNA ligase LigA, encoding MSVPQEIRAEVERLRSELRHYNHRYYVLDDPEVSDADYDRLFRRLSQLEAEYPQLQDPLSPTQKVGAPPLSEFAPVRHRVPMLSLSNAVNREEMQEFQDRLQRFLDTDEPIVYVAEPKIDGVAVELVYENGRFVTGSTRGDGTTGEDISHNIKTIRSVPLRLLDQGVPIPSHLELRGEVFL
- a CDS encoding carbon-nitrogen hydrolase is translated as MESSAAAVRVGLVQMTCGDEPGANLDKAVRRIEMAAGRGAQIVCLQELFCSVYFCQREDTSCFRLAEPIPGPTTETLSRVARDRQVVLIAPIFEKRAAGLFHNSAAVIDADGTLLGTYRKMHIPDDPLYYEKFYFTPGDLGFRTFATRYARLGVLICWDQWFPEAARLTALGGAQLLFYPTAIGWYHAECAEERQVQRHAWQTIQCGHAVANGVFVAAVNRAGTEDGLQFWGSSFVSDPFGRVLASAGTEDEETLVVSCDLGRIETVRQEWPFLRDRRIDAYANLTKRYLD